DNA sequence from the Oryza brachyantha chromosome 5, ObraRS2, whole genome shotgun sequence genome:
ACTAAAGATTGAATTTCTATGACTTGATTCAGCTAAAACGGTCTGACGGCAGAAGTTAATTTACTAAGTTTAATGTTACAAGTTAGAGTCCTAAGTACTTTGGTAATTTGTAATTCTTTCATGTGGTTGTTGATTGACATACGCAGTTTCTTTAACTTAACAACTATTTGATTTATCTCATAAGTTACGACATATTTATTTGAGACACACCACAACTAAACTGAGGAGCACTATGCTAGTCAAACTGTCAAAGTTACATGTTAGAGATCATGTTGATTtccaaatagttatatatCTTGAACAAAGAAAGTAAAATCATGTAAGTAGCAATGATGCTACAaggtaaataaatatttggttAGTCACATCAGACGATAACAGCAGTATATTTTGCAGTTAAATGTATTCGATGATTATTCACCAACCTGTAACAAAGCATCTCTCCACCTTCCTTTATTGCAGAGACAACAAGCTAGTTCATAGTAAACGCTTGCAGTTCCAACAACTCCCCTGTGTTCCATGTCCTTCACAGCTTCAACTGCTTCATTCACTTTACCTTGTTCCCAGAAGGCTCTCACTAGCACTGAGtccaaaaatagaaacaaatggAATGAGTTTCAATACCAAGAAGTTCAATAAACTTTACTGAAGTGCTACCTTTATAAGTTATTGCTCTTGGAGGTACACCATTTTTTTGCATCTTCTCAAAGAACTTTTGGACAAAGTCATACTTCTTGGCTTTAAGCATGACCTTTCAAAAAGTAACTCCAGTGAGTATGGTAGCATGCCATATCAAAGTTAGTAAGAAAAGGcatgtttttattatgtttactATCTGTGCATGCAAATACCACACTAGATGCTTGAGATTACAAACAACTGGACTACAAAGAGGAGCTGTGAATATCTCTATGAACTAGTGGGTTAAGTCTACCAACATATGACATGAATGAGATGCACATCACAAGACGACAATAAACTTGATGGGAAATGAAGGCTAGACTGATGGATAAGATCTGGGTACTTAAGAGTCTATACACAAGAATTTGCATTCTGATCCAGATTATAACTGTGTTCCATGCACTCTCAGAGAAGAGGAAACTTTGCATCACCTCTTTTTTGCAAGCTCCTTTGACAAGGAATGGTGGGAGAAAATCTGGCATTACATGACATGGAACAGTACAGTGAATGTACATATCACTTCCACTGCACAGCCACAACAGAGCTTTAGCTTATTATGGAAATTATCGTCATCACTGAATGGTACATTTGGAAACAAAGGGATGGTTTCAATTTATGTCACAGATGAGCCTCACCCACTATTTcccaaaaatgaaaaggagAGATGACCAAAAGATTATAACAGTGTAGTTTTGATCCCCAAACTTACAAACAAGATGGGtgtaaaataagaaaaaatcatAAGCTTCTCTAACCTGATTTCTATCAGGAGCAGACACAGCTAGACTGGATTTATGAACCTCACACTCACATGTTTTGTGAATCAATTATATATTCCATAAAGTATGGGTCTTACACATTTCCAAAGTACCCATAGACCACTAATCATCCAAACGACAAGATGAACAGTTAAAAGCTTACCTCCATCGCTAACCCAAATGTTGCCCCTGTAGGTGTCAGATTATTCATTCTCATCTGTTGAAACACCCAAAACACCCCTTTCCACTGCTGTGATAGAACGCATGCATTAAGGACCTATAGAAACAATGGTTAAGTGAAGACATGCAAGGTTATGACAAGACTTCTTCCAAGAGAGGAGTATaacaggaagaaaaaaaaaagtatcaaGTGCCATCCATACCGAGTTATAAACAAGAACATCTGGCTCCAAGAAAGGATCCCAGTCTTTGCGCCGCGTCTTCATTACCCTTTTTGAAGGCTTTTGTTTCATATACTCTATAATCTTTATTAGCTCGTTTAGAAGGCCAGCTCGACCAAGTGTAACAGCAATACTATGGTATGCAGCCATATCAGGGTATATTTGAGCATCACCCTGATTTTAAGTAGGATACAACGCTTACACCATAATGTTTTCTAAATTTGTAGGTTGGAACCggcaaaataagaaataaatggataaaattttagatgggCAACAAATAAACTCTACCCGCATGATGGTGAAAACTCGAAGTGCTTCACTTGGCCTCCATGCTTTTCCAAGGATTGATagtaattttgtatatacaaaccttgatatttttattccaTTAGTCAATAGCTCAATTTTGTTATATAACATGTTCTTGCAGTAATCTAAAACCATGTAAACTAAGGTATACCTGCTTTTTCGATGCTTGTAATTGTTCTCATTGTACACCCACTCAGTAACAGATAAAGCCTGCCTCCAATTTCCCCTTGCCTCAAGCCCTTCCAGTATTTGCAGTAGATTATCTTCATTATATATTAGGTCAGCCTTTTTCATCAGTCTGGTAAGCCTCCAATCCCGCATACTTAGATCATCTTCATTCAGCCTGACATACAAAACTTGCTTATGcaaaatggaaaagaaaaatgcaacACTTGAAGCAGTTCAAATGTGTATCAGCATAGATTAAGAGAACAAATGAACAATCCTCAGTCCCCAGCGTAATTTATGTACTCAATAAGAACAGATTAACTCTGTAATAGCATAATGGTTTAGGATAAGTTTAGTGTGCCACTCGGAAACAATGCATCCTAAGTTCATCCAAGTTCTACCATAATGGCTCATAGCCTCATATTCATGCAAATGTGATCATTTTCAGTCATAATTCAAAAAGCAAGAGCAAGCAAGCGACCACTACTCTTATCACTCGACTGTACTCCTACTCGTAATCGTAAGCAAAGCAAGGACAACGGCAAAGAAGGCGTGAACCAGCAAGAGCATGAACACTGACGGATATACCTCCTCACCAGCGACTCaatcctcctctcctcgtccCTAAGATCAGAACTCCAGCCAGTGCCAAGACGCcctcgcctccccgccgccatcgccccctcctcctcctcgacgtcATCGTCCAGAAGCCACTCGAATTTGTCAGCCCTCCTCGCGGCAAGCATCTCACGCAGGCCGTCGAGGCCCTGGCCATCCAGGGGGGTCCCGCGCGAGGGGCCCCCGCCGTCCCACGGCCGGCCCATGAGCGCGCGgtactcggcggcggccgcgcggaAGAGggcctcgtcgtcctccgccgccagggctccctcctcccccagCAGCGCATTGCCGGCCGCCTCGgaggctgcggctgcggcggcggtgtcctTCCTGGCGCGGCGGAGGGACTTGAGGGCCTCCTTCTTGCGGAGCGCGTGGAGGATCTTGGGGGTCGGGGAGACGCCCttgcggaggaggcggcggcggagcgtcTCGCGCTTCGGTGGGGccgggcgcggccggcggccggggtTTGGGGTCGGGGTCGGGTTGGGGAGGTGGAAGCGAGGCGAGGAGAAGGAAATAGCCATGGCCGCGAGCCGAAGCGGCGGTTCAGGGCAAGCGTCACTGACACAATCACACAAGTTCTATGGAACGGCAGACAAATGgtacggattttttttcctttttgtgaaATAGATACAGTAATATTTACTCTTTGATAAATTACAGCTTTATTTTTTCCGGtacatttcttcttttttttttcctggagGAGATATGCAAGGACACAAAACCGCTGTACAATTACACACCCGCAACAATGTCATTTAACATATAATAAATCTCACTAAACTCTAGTGATGATTGTATGGCTCTTTCCCGGAAAatgtcaaacggtatatttataaataaaaataatttatgaataaaaatattatatatatattcttaactatctaaaaCTTCGGCAGAAAAAggttaaaattaactttaaaattaaggttaaaaatttaaattttgatttataagtataagcaaaaatgaGAAGATGACGTGTAAGTATTAAAAActcatactccctctatttatttttttaatgtttaacaatgttaattttttaagcatatgtTTGaacttttacaatttttttaatatgcaaAAAGATAAGTCCTGCTTACttgataataaaacaaatcataataagTGAAATTGGTTTACTCCAACCGTTCAATAGGCTACTTATGGTGGAACCAGACACCCGAGTTCAAATCCTAGCCTAGATTTAACATGAGTGCTCACAAGGCCCTCCTCTCTACATAGGTGCTCATAGTGGTAGACACATGCGTTTGTCTTATTGTTTTGCAAACAAACAAGTCATAACAACataaaatgataattatgtattattttaataaaacaagtttgatcatgtataacaaaataaatgatagttacatatttttttaataaaatgagtGGTTAAACATGGGTTTAAAGGTTAATAGCGTTAAAAAACCAAAGGGAgtatatctattatatattataatataatataaactaCAATATGAATCATGGTGCTCACGAGTTCATCCTGGTGCATTTTAATCTCTTCCTTAAAAggctatattttttagatttaaaaatgtaaattattGTGTTTATCTTGTCCTACCTATGTCATTGGGCACAATGGTAATCATTCGGGCACAACGGTAATCATTCTTAGGATAAAGAAACTAAGGTAATGTCATATGTCTCCAACTCGctgtaataattaaaaagataaacataATAGCGTTTCCAAAATCACATACTcctctataaaaataataataataataataataataacttcTGAGGATGAACGTGAATGCCCGATTATCccagttgtttttttttacaaaaaaagtTCTATAGGTACTATCCATCTAAAGtgggattaaaaaaatcatcgtatatatatttgttaggATTAAATTTTCAACGAACCTTTTAGTGTATCCCTAAATTCCATAAAATCTTCTTACGGATTCTCACATTGTACTTGAGGATCAcattgcacatatatatttgaccgAAAATTGGTCATCTCTTTTTAACAACCAAACAAGGCGGTCATTTTCTTCTGATATGGCTATATTAGCTAGTCGGAAAATCAAATCATTCCACTTTAATAGCTTGGGTACTACAAATAACAGTTGAAAAAGAATATTTATCCCGTCTAGATTATAAATTCATCTTTCTTCTCTAGGGGTGGATCCATATATACATCAGGACCATGACACAAGATAAACGCTTATAGTCTCACTCTTAGTATTAATGCTTCGTTGTATTAATCTAGGGTGAAGGTGCAGTGGGAGTCAAAAGCCATGGAGCGTTCAATAGAGGTGAgtcatttttttcccaaaccGCTCTTTAATCTCTAATCTCTGTCATTCGTAACATTATTCAAACCATTGCTATTATGCACAATTATTCTCTAGACcccgaagaaaaatattttcaacatcTGAACCTTCTTGACCAATGATCACGTGACCCCTCTTGACATGGCAAAAGGAGCGGTCACACCAAACGGGTTGCATGATAGGTTTGCCACGCCGCCAACACTGATGTGGTAAGGCAATGCAACCGTGCAAACTACTCTGCatggcagcgttgtcttgccacccCAGTGTTAGGTTAATTGGTGTCATGGTTAAAAAGTTCATACGGTAAATATCTTATttcgaggtttagtaataaaattatttattaaaaatatttaaaaagtaaaaaaaaattctctaatCGACCGGTTGGCCATTACATTGAACAATGGCATCCACCAGTCTTATCCTGCCAGAAGCTAGAAGACATCACGTTGCCAGTACATGTAACAACAGCAACAAAATACAAACTTAATCATGTAATCATGCACCGAATAAAATGGGGCACTGACACTCTGGCAGTAGTGCAGGCATGATATATGGCgtcttccaagttccaacaaACGAAACCATTACAGTTTGGGCAAACCTCAACTCATCTTCACACcttgacacatatatattttctttagctGCCATACATCAATATGAgttttgtttagattaaagtttagcTTCACTACTTTGATGTGTAATCCCATGTTCGTTTAGATCACCGGTTTGCTTATTTCAGAACCCTACCTTTGATAATTTTGTTGATCTAATCCTATATCTCTATTCCACGATTTGAGTTGCATGTTCTTGCTAGTTTTTGATTACTTGCAGGAACAAACACCCTCATTGTTGGGTTGACTATGTATCCATTGAGATTAGAATTGCCTCTGGAGTTGGTGTAACAATTGCTAAGGCGCAATATACCTGAAAATTTGTAGCCGAATCACCAACATCGCTTCACTCAATCATCTTATCCTCTCATTGATAGATTGGGACACATTTGCATACATCAGTTTTATTCTGAGATTCTCATGATACTTAGACCACAAGGCGGGATTCTCatgatatctcgaggtatcgtTGCGAGATTTTGATAATAcctaaaaaataccataatacaacaaaacaaaattataaattactcATAGCACCTCAAGGTACATGACCTGGTAGCTATAAGTATCACCTGTTACCTAAGTATTAGAGCCAGTATCCATAGGTATCAACTTGTACCTAGGTATTAGGGATGTACTTATAGGTATCACCTAGTACTTAGGTATTAGAGTCGATACCCATAGATATCACATGTTACCCAAGTATCACTTTGTATGTAAGTCTTCAAGGACTCCTTCCACACAAGAGGCACATGCTCTACATAGGGATGGACCTTGCCAACCATGTTAAACATGCATGGCTACATGACATAGTTGGGTTGTAAATTATGCTATTGCAAAGTAATCAATCAATTGGTAGTTCATAATCTAAGTGAACCATGCAGCCTAGATCAAACACGGCCAAATCGACTGACCAACACGCGGTGCACATAGACGCCCTCACAAGCATGGTGGCATACCCACAATAGGTGTGCATTTGGTGCATCTCATGCCCACTGTAGAAGTAAAGATTGATTAGGAcatgtacaaaaatatttattagatGACTCTCTCTATTGCCACGCAAGCAAATATAATGACATGGAGGAATAAGAAagtgaagaaagagaaaaactgTTATTATACATAACAACGATTTAGAGTCAACTCTTATCATTTATTGAATGGAATTTTGTTGGATGAGAATGGACAAAATGGAATGGatggtaataaaaaatattttattatattaattaagagatCATACCTGATTTTACCAGTATACATGCTCTTATGAGATGAGTTCTTTCTTGCTAATGtggattaaaaaaagttggtTTTAAGCTCTACCTTTGAATATGTGCTTAGGCATGGAATCCTCTTAATCTATACAGTTGGATGAACGAGACACCGTTACCTAGATTTTCTGAAATGGATATTCAAATTCATTTAATACAGTGATAAACACAATGGCTATAATACTTTAAAACTACTATGTCTATACAAAATCACTATCATTCATCGCATTAATGTATTATTCTcctctaatatatataatattatttttctatagtttTAAAGCCATAATTAGATCCACTTAGGTGGGGGTGGGTGTTGTAAGCCCCCACCATGAGCTCTAGGTCCATAAATTCTCTCTAAATTTTCGGAGTAGGAGCTAGAGCTATGTTCAAAGGTTAAAGAGGATTTTCAACCCCTATATATTTTTCCTCTATTTTCCTCCTGCTTATAAGGTAATTATGTTTGATTCGAATCCAATGTATTGTTCAATCTCGACATATGtgtgaatttatatatttgattttttttctaaacaatgGATGCACGTGGGTGTAGTAAGGGTTTGCAATATCACGATTATCACTACGATAATAGGTCATGCCTCTATGGCATGATAACAATAAATCACGGTTTGGTTCAGCAAATATCGcaagaattattttttttgaatttttttgaaagaaacatcttaaaaaaatcccgGTGGTATATTGGGATAACCGTGACATGTCGTGCGGTTTTCACACAAAACAATGATTACCAATATCACGAAAACCGTCACAAATTATCTCAGATGCCGCGATTATCGTTTGCACCAAAACCGCGTCGATAATCACTTCAAAGCACGCAATTATATGCCCTAGCGTGCGGCATCCCCTTTAAAACCACgacaattttattcataaatctcaaattcaaatttacataatttttaggTTAGTATTATGAGGTGGGATGGTTTCGGTCCCAACCACGATAAACAAAACCCATAACCCTAATGACATTTAGGGCATTCACAGTGAAGACCACTACAATAAGTGATCTCACTATATGAAACTATTTCAGAGACCACTCCTATGGTACATGCCACTTTAAATAGGACCCATGACCACTTTGCATTTTAGCCCTCTCACTttcgcctcctctctcctgtTCGGCCTTCCCCTCTAccgctccctccctccccgctgctc
Encoded proteins:
- the LOC102718838 gene encoding pentatricopeptide repeat-containing protein At5g67570, chloroplastic is translated as MAISFSSPRFHLPNPTPTPNPGRRPRPAPPKRETLRRRLLRKGVSPTPKILHALRKKEALKSLRRARKDTAAAAAASEAAGNALLGEEGALAAEDDEALFRAAAAEYRALMGRPWDGGGPSRGTPLDGQGLDGLREMLAARRADKFEWLLDDDVEEEEGAMAAGRRGRLGTGWSSDLRDEERRIESLVRRLNEDDLSMRDWRLTRLMKKADLIYNEDNLLQILEGLEARGNWRQALSVTEWVYNENNYKHRKSRFVYTKLLSILGKAWRPSEALRVFTIMRGDAQIYPDMAAYHSIAVTLGRAGLLNELIKIIEYMKQKPSKRVMKTRRKDWDPFLEPDVLVYNSVLNACVLSQQWKGVFWVFQQMRMNNLTPTGATFGLAMEVMLKAKKYDFVQKFFEKMQKNGVPPRAITYKVLVRAFWEQGKVNEAVEAVKDMEHRGVVGTASVYYELACCLCNKGRWRDALLQVEKLKQLPLTKPLEFTFTGMILASFDGGYIFECISIFESMEGYCTPNIGTINVMIKVYGRCDMFGKARDLFETTKINSPCSNHSPHKADAYTYSSMLEAAASAQQWEYFENVYREMTLSPHHLDQRKYSWMLVMASKAGKSYLLEHALDSILERGETPNVQLFSEMICQTIAQSNYARTLHLMNIMNEASTDLSELQWSKLLEQNMHRFSVNALSDLLTYLSTSDIIKSDPALSFVRALQSQCETTFVKDTSFLADGSKTGQSQLSLPANIVKSSNSNMMEPDQLSSMNSLNMRPDEKVNSELSDYLMDTPQFGANAGLSGDIVIGSHFESKQNEQHDLGYLGTGVSAVDEVLDSMNLYGDGSYGEMPLASEILEFWEQERINDMFSAKKAEPL